The following are encoded together in the Magnetococcales bacterium genome:
- a CDS encoding DedA family protein — MGERLTNLLLELLGQLDYTAIFLLMAAESSILPVPSELVMIPAGYLVSIGKLGWLGCLVSSSLGSIAGSLGSYYLALWLGYPILQRFGRYLLITEHHLEKTRTFFARHGEISIFTGRFVPVVRHLISMPAGIGRMHLPAFVFYTFAGSTLWNAVLLVTGYFIGENREWVMRHTPMFAGGALLFAVAVAAAYILRQRRRQRGGRSSEA, encoded by the coding sequence ATGGGTGAACGGCTGACCAATTTACTGCTGGAGTTGCTGGGGCAACTTGATTACACCGCCATTTTTCTGCTTATGGCGGCGGAGAGTTCCATTTTGCCGGTGCCGTCGGAGTTGGTCATGATTCCTGCCGGTTATCTGGTTTCCATTGGCAAACTGGGCTGGTTGGGATGTCTGGTTTCATCCAGTCTTGGTTCCATTGCCGGGTCTTTGGGTAGTTATTATTTGGCGCTTTGGTTGGGTTATCCCATTTTGCAGCGGTTTGGGCGTTATCTGCTGATCACCGAACACCATTTGGAGAAAACCCGCACCTTTTTTGCTCGTCACGGGGAGATTTCCATTTTCACCGGGCGGTTTGTGCCGGTGGTGCGTCATCTCATTTCCATGCCGGCGGGTATTGGGCGCATGCATCTTCCCGCATTTGTTTTTTATACGTTTGCCGGTTCCACTTTGTGGAATGCGGTTCTTTTGGTGACGGGGTATTTTATCGGGGAGAATCGGGAGTGGGTGATGCGGCACACGCCGATGTTCGCCGGGGGGGCGTTGCTTTTTGCGGTGGCGGTCGCGGCGGCATATATCCTGCGGCAGCGGCGGCGGCAGCGGGGTGGGCGCTCCAGCGAAGCGTAA